Proteins encoded together in one Deltaproteobacteria bacterium window:
- a CDS encoding DUF1295 domain-containing protein, with protein sequence MPWDALANSALAIALAMLALWLLSLALRNASIVDIWWGPGIALGGCVAWLSAGAAHPRGVLLVALCALWALRLGGYLGWRNTGHGEDPRYQAMRRYWGKRFPLISLATVFTFQGVLQWIVSLPVQVGAAAPGGAALGALDALGALVFAFGLAFESIGDAQLASFKADPANRGRVMDRGLWRYTRHPNYFGDAVAHWGLFLVALSTPHGWLTALSPALMTFLLLRVSGVALLERSIGKRRPEYAEYQRRTSAFFPLPPKP encoded by the coding sequence ATGCCGTGGGACGCACTCGCAAACTCCGCGCTCGCAATCGCCCTCGCCATGCTCGCGCTCTGGCTGCTGTCGCTCGCCTTGCGCAACGCCAGCATCGTCGACATCTGGTGGGGGCCCGGCATCGCGCTCGGCGGCTGTGTCGCCTGGCTCAGCGCGGGCGCGGCGCACCCGCGCGGCGTGCTGCTCGTCGCGCTGTGCGCGCTCTGGGCGCTGCGCCTCGGCGGCTATCTCGGGTGGCGCAACACGGGCCACGGCGAGGACCCGCGTTATCAGGCGATGCGCCGCTATTGGGGGAAGCGCTTCCCGCTGATCTCCCTCGCGACGGTGTTCACCTTCCAGGGCGTGCTGCAGTGGATCGTGTCGCTACCGGTTCAGGTCGGCGCGGCGGCGCCTGGCGGAGCGGCGCTCGGCGCCCTCGATGCCCTGGGCGCGCTCGTCTTCGCGTTCGGCCTCGCGTTCGAGTCGATCGGCGACGCGCAGCTCGCGAGCTTCAAGGCGGATCCCGCGAATCGCGGGCGCGTGATGGACCGCGGCCTCTGGCGCTACACGCGCCACCCGAACTACTTCGGAGACGCCGTCGCGCACTGGGGGCTTTTCCTCGTCGCGCTCTCGACGCCGCACGGCTGGCTGACCGCGCTTTCGCCTGCGCTGATGACGTTCCTGCTGCTGCGCGTGTCGGGCGTCGCGCTGCTCGAGCGCAGCATCGGGAAACGCCGCCCGGAGTACGCGGAGTATCAGCGCCGCACGAGCGCGTTCTTCCCGCTGCCGCCGAAGCCCTAA
- a CDS encoding 1-acyl-sn-glycerol-3-phosphate acyltransferase — MSFEVRESRWTRWGRRALSVPAVYLGLAITTLGLPLWLALAAIADVASGGPRRRWPLVRSVVLLWGYFFWVCFGVTSWAVAELISFGTPRPRYLRRLFRLQQIWARGLFNMARRTLSLRVHVEEGFVPDEQPILLFVRHASLVDVLLPAVFVSGPHDVLLRYVMKREVLFDPAIDIVGQRLENAFVSRGKGSAEREEQAIRSLASGLGAREGVIVFPEGTRFSEDKQREAIGRVRASGDAERLARVEGLRHVLPPRSRGPLAVLDTAQRADVIFLAHRGFDGAHGALDLLRGTLIGRAIELKTWRVPRAEVPAEREACLAWLDREWARVDAWIESRVAAETA; from the coding sequence GTGAGCTTCGAGGTTCGCGAGTCGCGCTGGACTCGCTGGGGGCGCCGCGCGCTCTCGGTGCCCGCGGTCTACCTCGGTCTCGCGATCACCACGCTCGGCCTCCCGCTGTGGCTCGCGCTCGCGGCGATCGCCGATGTCGCGAGCGGCGGCCCGCGCCGACGTTGGCCGCTCGTGCGCAGCGTGGTCTTGCTGTGGGGTTACTTCTTCTGGGTGTGCTTCGGCGTCACGTCGTGGGCGGTCGCGGAGCTGATCTCGTTCGGCACTCCGCGCCCGCGCTATCTGCGCCGCCTCTTCCGCCTCCAGCAGATTTGGGCGCGCGGCCTCTTCAACATGGCGCGCCGCACGCTCTCGCTCCGCGTACACGTCGAAGAAGGTTTCGTGCCCGACGAGCAGCCCATTCTGCTGTTCGTGCGGCACGCGAGCCTCGTCGACGTGTTGCTGCCAGCCGTGTTCGTGTCGGGCCCGCACGACGTACTGCTCCGCTACGTGATGAAGCGCGAGGTGCTGTTCGATCCCGCGATCGACATCGTGGGGCAGCGGCTCGAGAACGCCTTCGTGAGCCGCGGCAAGGGCTCGGCCGAGCGCGAGGAGCAGGCGATCCGCTCGCTCGCGAGTGGACTCGGCGCGCGCGAGGGCGTGATCGTGTTCCCGGAAGGCACGCGCTTCTCCGAGGACAAGCAGCGCGAAGCGATCGGGCGCGTGCGCGCGAGCGGCGACGCCGAGCGACTCGCGCGCGTGGAGGGGCTGCGCCACGTGCTGCCGCCGCGCAGCCGGGGCCCGCTCGCCGTGCTCGACACCGCGCAGCGCGCCGACGTGATCTTCCTCGCGCACCGCGGCTTCGACGGCGCGCACGGTGCGCTCGACTTGTTACGGGGCACGCTGATCGGCCGCGCGATCGAGCTGAAGACGTGGCGCGTGCCGCGCGCCGAGGTTCCCGCGGAGCGCGAGGCGTGCCTCGCGTGGCTCGATCGCGAGTGGGCGCGCGTCGACGCCTGGATCGAGAGCCGGGTCGCCGCGGAGACCGCGTAG
- a CDS encoding AI-2E family transporter produces the protein MPGGASQISAREQRVQTICLAVLATIGVAFALWWLRPVLIPFVMALFIALALGMGVDLLADHTRIPRRVALPLVLLLGVLGLGGSGVLVGVSVSELAANSDAYGTKIAALVDGAAALAPAPLQEQLAGGMSKLREIPVATVGNLLQTITNTVVSLLSNSMIVLVFVFFLMLGADTFSRQERGTWGAIVRRVQAYLAGKIALSGISSLLVGAVFLVMDVPLAMVWALLTFLLTFVPTVGVFIALVLPIPVLWLDPEVSRTVFVLALAIPGGIHFVANLFEPKILGDSLGLHPITIMMALVFWTMLWGLAGALLAAPMTAVIAILLERFPGSRPIAQLLAGDFAAMRKSL, from the coding sequence TTGCCGGGCGGCGCTTCGCAGATCTCCGCGCGCGAGCAGCGCGTGCAGACGATCTGCCTCGCGGTGCTCGCGACGATCGGCGTCGCGTTCGCGCTCTGGTGGCTGCGGCCCGTGCTGATCCCGTTCGTGATGGCGCTCTTCATCGCGCTCGCGCTCGGCATGGGCGTAGACCTGCTCGCCGACCACACGCGCATCCCGCGCCGCGTCGCGCTGCCGCTGGTGCTGTTGTTAGGCGTGCTCGGGCTCGGCGGCTCGGGCGTGCTCGTAGGCGTCTCGGTGAGCGAGCTCGCCGCGAACAGCGACGCGTACGGCACGAAGATCGCCGCGCTCGTCGACGGGGCCGCCGCGCTCGCGCCCGCGCCGCTTCAGGAGCAGCTCGCGGGCGGGATGTCGAAGCTGCGCGAGATCCCCGTCGCCACGGTGGGCAACCTGCTGCAGACGATCACGAACACCGTGGTGAGCCTGCTCTCGAACTCGATGATCGTGCTCGTGTTCGTGTTCTTTCTGATGCTCGGCGCCGACACCTTCAGCCGCCAGGAGCGCGGCACCTGGGGTGCGATCGTGCGGCGCGTGCAGGCCTATCTCGCGGGCAAGATCGCGCTCTCGGGCATCAGCAGCCTGCTCGTCGGCGCCGTGTTCCTCGTGATGGACGTGCCGCTCGCGATGGTGTGGGCGCTGCTCACGTTCTTGCTCACGTTCGTGCCGACCGTCGGCGTCTTCATCGCGCTCGTGCTGCCGATCCCGGTGCTGTGGCTCGACCCCGAAGTGAGCCGCACGGTGTTCGTGCTCGCGCTCGCGATCCCAGGCGGCATCCACTTCGTCGCGAATCTCTTCGAGCCGAAGATTCTCGGCGACTCGCTTGGGCTACATCCCATCACGATCATGATGGCGCTCGTGTTCTGGACGATGCTTTGGGGGCTCGCGGGCGCGCTGCTCGCGGCGCCGATGACGGCGGTGATCGCGATTCTGCTCGAGCGCTTCCCCGGCAGCCGCCCCATCGCGCAGCTGCTCGCCGGCGACTTCGCCGCAATGCGGAAGTCGCTGTGA
- the purB gene encoding adenylosuccinate lyase has protein sequence MKELGLSVLTAVSPIDGRYAARSAKLRGLTSEYGLIRYRVVVEVAWLRALAAHEGIPEVARLSASAEEFLRALVDGFGEADAARIKEIERTTNHDVKAVEYFLKERFAALPELAALSEFVHFACTSEDINNLAYALMLRDVRSEVSLPDLDAVIATLASYAERWADLAMLSRTHGQPASPTTLGKEIANVAARLARGRARLASVEILGKINGAVGNYNAHVAAYPDVDWEAFARAFVERLGLAWNRFTTQIEPHDWTAEYADASARLNTIGIDFARDVWGYVSLGYFRQRTVAGEVGSSTMPHKVNPIDFENAEGNFGVANAIWRHLSEKLPISRWQRDLTDSTVLRNVGSAAAYTSIAWQSLARGLPKLEADPVAIAADLDASTEVLAEAVQTVMRRYGVPEPYEKLKALTRGRTISADALARFVDALEIPADAKARLRALTPAGYIGRAAALARKRPE, from the coding sequence GTGAAGGAGCTCGGCCTCAGCGTGCTCACCGCGGTCTCGCCCATCGACGGCCGCTACGCCGCGCGCAGCGCGAAGCTGCGCGGCCTGACGAGCGAGTACGGGTTGATCCGCTACCGCGTCGTCGTGGAGGTGGCGTGGCTGCGCGCGCTCGCGGCGCACGAGGGCATCCCCGAGGTGGCGCGGCTCAGCGCGAGCGCGGAGGAGTTCCTACGCGCGCTGGTCGACGGCTTCGGCGAGGCCGACGCGGCGCGCATCAAGGAGATCGAGCGCACCACGAACCACGACGTGAAGGCGGTCGAGTACTTCCTCAAGGAGCGCTTCGCGGCGCTGCCCGAGCTCGCGGCGCTGTCGGAGTTCGTGCACTTCGCGTGCACGAGCGAGGACATCAACAACCTCGCCTACGCCCTGATGCTGCGCGACGTGCGCAGCGAGGTCTCGCTGCCCGACCTCGACGCGGTGATCGCGACGCTCGCGAGCTACGCCGAGCGCTGGGCCGACCTCGCGATGCTCTCGCGCACGCACGGCCAGCCCGCATCGCCGACGACGCTCGGCAAGGAGATCGCGAACGTCGCGGCGCGCCTCGCGCGCGGGCGCGCGCGGCTCGCGAGCGTGGAGATTCTCGGCAAGATCAACGGCGCGGTCGGCAACTACAACGCGCACGTCGCGGCGTACCCCGACGTCGACTGGGAGGCGTTCGCGCGCGCGTTCGTCGAGAGGCTCGGCCTCGCGTGGAACCGCTTCACCACGCAGATCGAGCCGCACGACTGGACCGCGGAGTACGCCGACGCGAGCGCGCGGCTGAACACCATCGGCATCGACTTCGCGCGCGACGTCTGGGGCTACGTCTCGCTCGGCTACTTCCGGCAGCGCACCGTCGCGGGCGAAGTCGGCTCATCGACCATGCCCCACAAGGTGAATCCGATCGACTTCGAGAACGCCGAGGGAAATTTCGGCGTGGCGAACGCGATCTGGCGCCACCTCTCGGAGAAGCTGCCGATCTCGCGCTGGCAGCGCGATCTCACGGACTCGACCGTGCTGCGCAACGTCGGCAGCGCCGCGGCCTACACCTCGATCGCGTGGCAATCCCTCGCGCGCGGGCTGCCGAAGCTCGAGGCGGACCCCGTCGCGATCGCGGCGGACCTGGATGCATCGACCGAAGTGCTCGCCGAGGCCGTGCAGACCGTGATGCGCCGCTACGGCGTGCCCGAGCCGTACGAGAAGCTGAAGGCCCTGACGCGCGGGCGCACGATCTCGGCGGACGCCCTCGCGCGCTTCGTCGACGCGCTCGAGATTCCCGCGGACGCGAAGGCGCGCCTGCGTGCGCTCACGCCCGCGGGCTACATCGGCCGCGCCGCCGCGCTCGCGCGCAAGCGCCCGGAGTAA
- the purL gene encoding phosphoribosylformylglycinamidine synthase translates to MLQLRGARAATDARIASLLEVFRQRGLAVSALSARFVHYVDLDGDLGADERRVLDALLAYGPREDAAPDADGATLFVVPRLGTISPWSSKATDIAHSSGLARVRRIERGIAWTLAGVSAAEASRCADALHDRMTESVLTRAEDAAQLFVRAEPAPFARVDVLGGGRAALEAADKSLGLALAPDEIDYLLAAYRDLARNPSDIELMMFAQANSEHCRHKIFNADWWLDGEKQERSLFQMIRNTHEKSPDGVLSAYRDNAAVITGSEATRFVVHPETRAWTPLVEPAHIAIKVETHNHPTAISPYPGAATGAGGEIRDEGATGRGAKPKAGLAGFSVSNLRIPGAVQPWEKDFGKPARIVSALDIMLEGPLGAAGFANEFGRPALLGYFRTFEERVPGANGDELRGYHKPIMIAGGLGAVRPGHVEKAEIPAGAKLVVLGGPALRIGLGGGAASSVASGASDAELDFASVQRDNAEMERRCQEVIDACVAQGPHNPILSIHDVGAGGLSNALPELVHGAGLGARIALRAIPNDDPGMSPLEIWCNEAQERYVLAIGAERIAEFEALCARERCLYAVVGEATAEPRLVVHDAHFGNDPVDVPLALILGKPPRMVRDAKRAAVRRRALDLTGVTLAEAIRRVLHLPAVADKSFLITIGDRTVGGLVSRDPFVGPWQVPVADAAVTIAGFETNAGEAMAMGERTPLALIDAAASARMAVAESLTNLLSADVPSLSHAKLSANWMAAAGHPGEDAALFDAVRAVGMELCPTLGIAVPVGKDSLSMRTVWREGDEPRAVTAPLSLIVTAFAPVRDVRACWTPQLRTDRGPTKLLLVDLARARLRLGGSALAQVYEQVGDTCPDLEAPEDLRAFAAALAELREARLVLAYHDRSDGGLFATLAEMAFAGGTGIDVRLESNDLLAALFAEELGAVLQVRDADAPRALEIFARHGLAQRVSEVGAPASGDRVRVFANGELAYDESRFTLRAWWSATTHAMARLRDDAACAGEEHAARLDAANPGLTAHVPFSFDAPRVTHGARPRVAILREQGVNGQVEMAAAFWRAGFEPIDVHMTDILDGGRSLAEFRGLVACGGFSYGDVLGGGGGWAKSILFHTRARDAFAEFFARPDTFTLGVCNGCQMLSQLKELIPGADAWPRFVQNRSQRFEARVALVEIVESPSHLLRGMAGARLPIAVAHGEGRAECERAPGVVAMRFVDGAGRVAETYPANPNGSAGGLTGLTTPDGRATILMPHPERIFRSVQHSWRPDGWNEDGPWMRLFLNAREFVS, encoded by the coding sequence ATGCTGCAACTCCGCGGGGCGCGCGCGGCGACCGACGCGCGCATCGCATCATTGCTCGAAGTGTTCCGTCAGCGCGGCCTCGCCGTGTCCGCTCTGAGCGCGCGCTTCGTGCACTACGTCGACCTGGATGGAGATCTCGGCGCGGACGAGCGGCGCGTGCTCGACGCGCTGCTCGCGTACGGGCCGCGCGAGGACGCGGCGCCCGACGCCGATGGCGCGACGCTGTTCGTGGTTCCCCGCCTCGGAACGATCTCGCCCTGGTCGTCGAAGGCGACCGACATCGCACACAGCTCGGGCCTCGCGCGTGTGCGCCGCATCGAGCGCGGCATCGCCTGGACGCTCGCGGGGGTGAGCGCGGCAGAGGCATCGCGCTGCGCAGACGCGCTGCACGACCGCATGACCGAGAGCGTGCTCACGCGCGCTGAGGACGCGGCGCAGCTGTTCGTGCGCGCAGAGCCGGCGCCGTTCGCGCGCGTCGACGTGCTCGGCGGCGGACGCGCCGCCCTCGAAGCCGCGGACAAGTCGCTCGGCCTCGCGCTGGCCCCCGACGAGATCGACTACCTGCTCGCCGCTTACCGCGACCTCGCCCGCAATCCGAGCGACATCGAGCTGATGATGTTCGCGCAGGCGAACTCCGAGCACTGCCGGCACAAGATCTTCAACGCCGACTGGTGGCTCGACGGCGAGAAGCAAGAGCGCTCGCTGTTCCAGATGATCCGCAACACGCACGAGAAGTCGCCGGACGGCGTGCTCTCCGCGTATCGCGACAACGCAGCCGTGATCACCGGCAGCGAGGCGACGCGCTTCGTCGTGCACCCCGAGACACGCGCCTGGACTCCGCTCGTCGAGCCCGCGCACATCGCGATCAAGGTGGAGACGCACAACCATCCCACCGCGATCTCGCCCTACCCCGGCGCGGCCACGGGCGCGGGCGGCGAGATTCGCGACGAAGGCGCCACGGGCCGCGGCGCGAAGCCGAAGGCTGGTCTCGCGGGCTTCAGCGTGTCGAACCTGCGCATCCCCGGCGCCGTGCAGCCGTGGGAGAAGGACTTCGGCAAGCCCGCGCGCATCGTGTCCGCGCTCGACATCATGCTCGAGGGCCCGCTCGGCGCCGCAGGATTCGCCAACGAGTTCGGGCGGCCCGCGTTGTTAGGGTATTTCCGCACGTTCGAGGAGCGCGTTCCCGGCGCGAATGGCGACGAGCTGCGCGGCTACCACAAGCCGATCATGATCGCGGGCGGCCTCGGCGCGGTGCGGCCGGGCCACGTCGAGAAGGCAGAGATTCCCGCCGGCGCCAAGCTGGTCGTGCTCGGCGGCCCGGCGCTGCGCATCGGCCTCGGTGGCGGCGCGGCGAGCTCGGTCGCTTCTGGCGCCAGCGACGCGGAGCTCGATTTCGCGTCGGTGCAGCGCGACAACGCGGAGATGGAGCGGCGCTGCCAAGAAGTGATCGACGCCTGCGTCGCGCAGGGCCCTCACAATCCAATTCTGTCGATCCACGACGTCGGCGCCGGCGGCCTCTCGAACGCGCTGCCCGAGCTCGTGCACGGGGCCGGCCTCGGCGCGCGCATCGCGCTGCGCGCGATCCCGAACGACGACCCCGGCATGTCGCCGCTCGAGATCTGGTGCAACGAGGCGCAGGAGCGCTACGTGCTCGCGATCGGAGCGGAGCGCATCGCCGAGTTCGAGGCGCTGTGCGCGCGCGAGCGCTGCCTCTACGCCGTCGTGGGCGAGGCCACTGCGGAGCCGCGCCTCGTCGTGCACGACGCGCACTTCGGGAACGACCCGGTCGACGTGCCGCTCGCGCTGATTCTGGGCAAGCCGCCGCGCATGGTGCGCGACGCGAAGCGCGCCGCCGTGCGGCGCCGCGCGCTCGACCTAACAGGTGTGACGCTCGCCGAGGCGATTCGGCGCGTGCTGCACCTGCCCGCCGTCGCGGACAAGTCGTTCCTCATCACGATCGGCGACCGCACGGTCGGCGGTCTCGTCTCGCGCGATCCGTTCGTCGGCCCGTGGCAGGTGCCCGTGGCCGATGCCGCGGTCACGATCGCCGGCTTCGAGACGAACGCGGGCGAAGCGATGGCGATGGGCGAGCGCACACCGCTCGCGCTGATCGACGCCGCCGCCTCTGCGCGCATGGCCGTCGCCGAGTCGCTCACGAATCTGCTCAGCGCGGACGTGCCGTCGCTCTCGCACGCGAAGCTGTCCGCGAACTGGATGGCGGCCGCGGGGCATCCCGGCGAAGACGCAGCGCTCTTCGACGCGGTGCGCGCGGTCGGGATGGAGCTGTGCCCCACGCTCGGCATTGCGGTGCCCGTGGGCAAGGACTCGCTCTCGATGCGCACGGTGTGGCGCGAGGGCGATGAGCCGCGCGCGGTGACGGCGCCGCTCTCGCTGATCGTCACCGCGTTCGCGCCGGTGCGCGACGTGCGCGCGTGCTGGACGCCGCAGCTGCGCACGGATCGCGGGCCGACGAAGTTGTTACTGGTCGACCTCGCGCGCGCCCGGCTGCGCCTCGGCGGCTCGGCGCTCGCGCAGGTCTACGAGCAGGTGGGCGACACCTGCCCCGACCTCGAGGCGCCCGAGGATCTGCGCGCGTTCGCGGCGGCGCTCGCGGAGCTGCGCGAGGCGCGGCTCGTGCTCGCGTACCACGACCGCAGCGACGGCGGTCTGTTCGCGACGCTCGCGGAAATGGCGTTCGCCGGCGGCACCGGCATCGACGTACGGCTCGAATCGAACGACCTGCTCGCCGCTCTGTTCGCGGAAGAGCTCGGTGCGGTGTTGCAAGTGCGCGACGCGGACGCTCCGCGCGCGCTCGAGATCTTCGCGCGTCACGGGCTCGCGCAGCGCGTGTCCGAGGTGGGCGCGCCCGCAAGCGGCGATCGCGTGCGCGTGTTCGCGAACGGTGAGCTCGCCTACGACGAGTCGCGCTTCACGCTGCGCGCGTGGTGGAGCGCGACGACGCACGCGATGGCTCGCCTGCGCGACGACGCCGCGTGCGCGGGCGAAGAGCACGCCGCGCGCCTCGATGCCGCGAATCCGGGGCTGACTGCGCACGTGCCGTTCTCGTTCGACGCGCCGCGCGTGACGCACGGGGCGCGCCCGCGCGTCGCGATCCTGCGCGAGCAGGGCGTGAACGGCCAGGTCGAGATGGCGGCGGCGTTCTGGCGCGCAGGCTTCGAGCCGATCGACGTGCACATGACCGACATCCTCGACGGCGGCCGCTCGCTCGCCGAGTTCCGCGGCCTCGTCGCCTGCGGTGGCTTCTCCTACGGCGACGTGCTCGGCGGCGGCGGCGGCTGGGCGAAGTCGATCTTGTTCCACACGCGCGCGCGCGACGCCTTCGCGGAGTTCTTCGCGCGCCCGGACACGTTCACGCTCGGCGTTTGCAACGGCTGCCAGATGCTCTCGCAGCTGAAGGAGCTGATCCCCGGCGCCGACGCCTGGCCGCGCTTCGTGCAGAACCGCTCGCAGCGCTTCGAGGCGCGCGTCGCTCTGGTCGAGATCGTCGAGAGCCCATCGCACTTGTTACGGGGAATGGCGGGCGCGCGCCTCCCGATCGCGGTCGCCCACGGCGAGGGCCGCGCGGAGTGCGAGCGCGCGCCGGGCGTCGTGGCGATGCGCTTCGTCGACGGCGCGGGCCGCGTCGCGGAGACGTATCCCGCGAACCCGAACGGCTCGGCGGGCGGGCTCACCGGCCTCACCACGCCCGACGGCCGCGCCACGATCCTGATGCCGCACCCCGAGCGGATCTTCCGCAGCGTGCAGCATTCTTGGCGCCCGGACGGCTGGAACGAGGATGGGCCCTGGATGAGGCTCTTCCTAAATGCGAGGGAGTTCGTCTCGTGA